One genomic window of Chelonoidis abingdonii isolate Lonesome George chromosome 5, CheloAbing_2.0, whole genome shotgun sequence includes the following:
- the PRADC1 gene encoding protease-associated domain-containing protein 1 has translation MLFSTGRWLRLVLYLCAWPSVDGLRVHEYLYFQVLSPGDIRYIFTATPAKDFGGVFNTRYEQIHLVPADPPEACGELNNGVFIQDQIALVERGGCSFLSKTRVVQEHGGRAVIIADNAYDNDSFYVEMIQDSTRLTADIPALFLLGRDGYMIRRSLEQHGLPWAIISIPVNVTSIPAYEMMQPPWTFW, from the exons ATGCTATTCAGCACTGGCAGATGGCTGCGTTTGGTGCTCTATCTCTGTGCCTGGCCTTCTGTTGATG GTTTACGCGTTCATGAATATTTATATTTCCAAGTGCTGAGTCCCGGGGATATCCGCTACATCTTCACTGCTACTCCGGCCAAAGATTTTGGAGGCGTGTTT AACACGAGATATGAGCAGATACACCTGGTCCCGGCAGACCCTCCGGAGGCATGCGGGGAGCTAAACAATGGAGTCTTCATCCAAGATCAGATCGCCCTGGTGGAGCGTGG GGGTTGTTCCTTCTTGTCGAAGACGCGGGTCGTCCAGGAGCACGGCGGGAGAGCGGTGATTATCGCTGATAACGCGTACGACAACGACAGCTTCTACGTTGAAATGATCCAGGACAGCACGAGGCTGACGGCGGACATTCCTGCTCTATTCCTCCTGGGCAGGGATGG ATACATGATCCGACGCTCCTTGGAACAGCATGGACTCCCCTGggccatcatctccatccctgtcAACGTTACCAGCATCCCAGCCTATGAAATGATGCAGCCTCCATGGACCTTCTGGTag